DNA sequence from the Ignavibacteriota bacterium genome:
TCAGAAAGACCCGCGGATACGCGCTCCCGAGTTCGCCGTGCAGAGCACGGAATCCGTCGAGCAGCACCGTCGTGTGAAATTCCTCGATGCTCGTATCACCCGCGCGCAGGACGCGGAAACCCGAGGGATAGATGTCGCCGCCGACGCACAGCACGTCGGGCGGATTTTCGCGGCAGACGCGGAACAGCTCGGTGTAGCGGCGCGTGCGTCCGTGCAGATCGGAGACGAAATACCAGGTCATGTCGTCCGGATGTGCGCGAGAATGCCGCGCGTCTCAGCGGCGGCCGAAGTAGTACGAGACACCGACGGTGAGATACGAGAAACCGTCCCGCTGATCCCCTGAGACGATGTTGTCGAGTTCGTCGGAAGACGTGAGATTGCTTCCGTATGTAAGTCGGAGGTACAGCGGTTTGCGTCCGCGATACATGAGAATTTCCATGCCGACGCCGCCGCCGTACGTGAAGATGGTTTCCGTCTCGCCTTCCACCGTGTTGCCGTTGGTGACAAACTGCGGCTTATGTGTGAGGCCGCCGAGACGGAGGAAGACGAAGGGCACGATGGCGCCGCGGCTCCATATAAAACGGCCTTCGAACTGTGTGCCGTACCAGCCGTAGAAGGTGCTCGCCGTCTGTCCACCGAACGAGGAACTCATCGTCCCGAGACCCGCAAACAGGCCCGCGCCGAACTGCGGATGGAAGAGGTAGAGAAAATCGAGCGTACCCATCACGCCGACGCGGTAATTGTCCGACGACTTTGTCAGATCGTCGCCCAGCAGAGTAAATCCGACGTTGGAGCCCAGGCGCACCGACTTCGCCTGCGGCGCATTGCCGAACTTCCCGCGCTGTGCGGGAGCCGGTGCCTGCACGAGCAGCATGAGGAGCGCGATCCCGGAGATCATCGCGATATGCCTGTGTGCCATGCGTCCTTCCGTTCTGCAATGGGGGAAAAGCGGAATCGCCAGTCCCTTCCCGATACGGCAGAAAGTGTGAGAGAGAAACGAAGGGAAAGGGATGCTGAAAGATACAGGATTGTGCGGGAAATGCAACGGGATCGCGTGAAAAATCGCCTCAGCGCTACCGCGCGGGCTCCATGCGAGAGGACCATCCCGCCTCTTCAACGAGCCGGATCCGTGAGGATCGATACACGGCCGTATTGCCGCAGAGCGGCGTTGCGCGCATATTGCACCATTCCGTCCATCACCCTTTCCCCCGCCGCAATGAAAAAGAGCATCGCATCCCAAACTCCGAAGAAGCGTTTTCCTGCGGCGCTCGCGCTGCTGCGCGAGGTGTTTCCCGCCCCCGCATGCGCGCTGACACACCGGAACGCCTTCGAGCTGCTCGCAGCGACCATTCTCTCGGCGCAGTGCACCGACGAACGTGTAAACATGGTGACTCCGGTACTCTTCCGCGCCTATCCCGACGCGCGCGCAATGGCCGCGGCGCCGCTGGACGGGATCATCGAGATCATACGCAGCACCGGTTTCTTCCAGAACAAAGCGAAGAACCTCAAGGCCTGCGCGCAGGCGATCATGGAGAGGCACGGCGGAGAGGTGCCGCGCACGATGGACGAGCTGACCGCGCTGCCGGGCGTGGGCCGGAAGACCGCAAACGTGGTGCTCGGCAACGCCTTCGGCGTGCCCGGCTTCGCCGTCGACACACATGTGACACGGCTCGCGAATCTGCTGGGCCTTGTCGACACCGAGGACGCCGTAAAAATCGAGGCGGCGCTCTGCGCGCTGATGCCCGAGGAGGATTGGACCGACGCGAGCCACCTCCTCATCCTGCACGGCCGCGCCACCTGCATCGCGCGCCGCCCCCGCTGCGGCGAGTGTGTCATCGAACATCTGTGCCCCTCGAGCACACTCCGCGCCGAACTCCCGACCGCAGGCCGCACCTCCGCGAAGGCGACGGCCACAGCCCCACACCGGAGCGCCCGCACGCGGCGCGCCTCCTGAGCAGGACCACACATGGAGCCCGTCACCACACCCCGTCATCCGCTGCGAGAACTCGTCGAACCCTTCGTGCATTTCGCCCGCGCCCCCAAGGCGCTGTGGGGCGTTAACAGCTCGTACTTCATCGAGGGCCTGTGTTACTTCGGCATCCTGACCCTGCTCGCCATCTACTTCAACGAGATCGTCGCCCTCGACGACGCGCAGGCGGGATGGGTGCTGGGCGCCTTCACCGGCGGCATCACCCTCGCCATGTTTTTCTTCGGGGAACTCGCGGACCGCTGGGGCGTGCGCACCGCGCTGATGCTCGCGCTTATCCTTATGGTCGCCGGTCGCATCCTGCTGACACTCGCGCCCGGCTTCGGCGGCACCGGCTTCGGCTCGCCCGTGTTTCTCTCCGCCGCGGGGGGTCTGCTGCTCGTCGTGCTCGGCTATGGCATGTATCAACCCGCCGCCTACTCCGCGGTGCGCCAGTTCACCAATGCCACAACCGCGCCCATGGCCTACGCCATGCTGTACGCGCTGATGAATCTCGGGAGCTTCGTCGCCGGCCTCGTGTCGCCGCGCGTGCGCGGCTCCTTCGGCATCGAGGGCATCTACTGGGTGTACACCGCGTTGACCGTCGTCAGCGTCCTTCTTGTCGCGGTACTGATGACCCGCGCGGCAATGCAGCGCGCGCGTTCCATCGCCGGCGGAGACGAAACCGGCACCACTAAAACAGCGGAACCGAAAACAAAAACTCCCTTCGACTTTATACAGTGGCTGCGCGAACATCCGCTGCGCGACATACGATTCTCGTTCTTCATTTTTGTACTGATCCCCGTGCAGACCCTGTTCGCGCATCAGTGGCTCACCATGCCGCAATACACGATTCGTGCATATCCGGGCTGGGTGGCGGAGAACATGGAGACCTTCGTCAATCTCAATCCCCTGCTCATCTTTGTGCTGACGCCCATCATCGCGGCGGCCACCGTTCGTGCAAACGTGTACCGCATGATGATACTCGGCACCTTCGTCATGGCCCTGCCTACTTTCCTGCTCGCGCTGGGCCCGAACGTTATCACGCTGTTCGCCTACATCGTGATCGTCTCCGTCGGTGAGGCGATGTGGCAGCCGCGTTTCCTGCAGCTCGCCGCCGAACTCGCGCCCGAGGGCAAGACCGGTATGTACATGGGCATCGCGCAGTTCCCGTGGTTCCTCACCAAGGTGCTCACCAGTCTGTACTCCGGCACCATGCTCGCCGCCTACTGTCCCGAAAGCGGACCGCTGAACACGGAAATGCTCTGGCTCATCTACGGCGGCATCGCCATGGCCTCGCCGCTCGGACTCTTCGTCGCGCAGAAGTGGATGGGCAACCGGCTGCAGGGTGTGAGGGGGCAGGGATGATGAAGGAGAATGGAGTAAATGGGGGGAATGGAGTAAATGGGGGGAATGGAGGACGAGGGATGAGATGGGTGGGTGTGGTGATATGGTGTGGTCTGCTGTGTGGTGTTGCCGAAGGGTGGGCGCAGGAGAAGGATGTGTGGAGAGAGATAATCGGATCCGCATATCTGGATAACGGTTCCTACAGTTTTCTGCAGCGATTGTGCGACGAGGCGGGCGGGCGGCTCACGGGCAGCGCGGCCGACACGGATGCACGCGGCATCCTGCAGGAGGAATTACGGAAACTCGGCATCGAGTCGCGGCAGGAAGAATACCACTTCCCCGGATTCGTGCGCGGCGACGACCGCGTCACAGTACGCGCGCCGTTCGAGCAGCAATTACGCGCCGTGGCTTTGGGATACACCGATGCAACACCCGCCTTCGAGGCGCGGCTCGTCGCGCTGCCCATCGGTGATGCCGAGGATTTCCGCGGGACCGACTGCCGCGGAGCCGTGGTGCTTGCGGGCGGCGAAAACGCGCCGGGCAGGCCCACACCGCTGCGCTACGAGACCATCGACTTCGCGGCGAAACACGGCGCGCGCGCCGTGCTCTTCGTGAACAACAAACCCGGCGGTCTCACCCTGGTCGGTGTCACGAACTTCCAGGGCACACCGAGTCCCGTACCCGCCTTCAGCATCACATTGGAAGAAGGCAAACGCTTGCAGCGCCTGCTCGCTGCGGGGCGGACCGTGACCGTGGGCATCGACACGCGGTCGCGTTGCCAGCAATTGGAATCGGCGAATGTGGTCGCGACCTTCCCCGGCAAGACGGCGCGCAAAATTGTTATCGGCGCGCATTTCGATTCGTGGGATGTGAGCCAGGGCGCGGTGGACAACGGCGTCGGCTCGGCGATACTCTTCGACGTCGCGCGCCTGCTGCACCGATTCGCGCGCAACCGCGAGTACACGATAGAATGCGTGTGGTTCAACGGCGAGGAACTCGGGCTTTGGGGCGCAAAAAAATACATCGAGCGACACACGGGCGACGACATCGCCGCGCTGATCAACATGGACATGACCGGCACGCCCACCGGCTTCAACGCGATGGGCATCGATGCCCTCATTCCCTTCCTCGCGAAACTCGCGGCGGACATGCCCGGATTCAATCTCAGCAGCAATGTGGCCAACACCCCGTGGACAAACAGCGATCATCAGCCCTTCATGCTGCACGGCATTCCCGCCATCACGCTGCAGGCGCATCTCGACGAAACAATGGTGCGCCACTATCACGACTTCGGCGACACCTTCGACAAGGTCAGCCGCAAATATCTCTCCGACGCCGCGGCCGTGGTCAGCGTGCTCGTCTTTGAACTGGCGAATCACAAGAATCCCGGCCTCGTACGCCGCAGCCGCGACGCGACGATCGACTTTCTGAAAAAACACAAACTCGAAGAAACGCTGCGTAAACAGAGGGAATGGATCTTCGAATGATGGACGGATTCGATATCGTCTGTGGGGTTCGCTCTGCGACGTGGGGCCTGTGCAGGGTCGTATTGGAAGCCGATGGACACAGGACAGAAGACAGGAGTCAGGAGACAGGAGCCGGGAGAAAGGCGGTCGACGTCGCTGAGTTTTCTGGAACGACGGCGGCCGAAGACCGGACAAAAGCCTCCTTTGCTCCGTTCCTCCCTGTGTTTCTTTTTCTTTTGCTTTTGGCGTGTCCAACGCTCCCAGCGGGTGCGCAGGTGCATGCAGCGGGATACGTGACGAATTGGAGCTGGTATGCGCGCAACAAGCTCGTGCGGCCGGCGACGTTTCCGTACACACGCTACACAATGCTGCACTACGCGTTCTTCGCACCGCAGACCGACGGACGCATCCTGCTCACGGATCCCTGGGCCGATAAAAATCTTCTGCTCGGCGACATCGACTGGAGCGTGGCGCCCGCGGGTTACGACTCAGCGAACGACTTCGGCAATCCCGCCTATCACAGACCGGGCACCTCGCTCGTGGCACACGCACATGTGGCCGGAGTGCCCATCACCGCATCGGTGGGAGGCTGGACCCTTTCGACACCCTTCCCCGCCCTCGCCGCGACAGCCGCGACACGCGCGCGCTTCGCCCACGAGTGCGGCCGCCTGGTCCGCGCCTTTTCCCTCGACGGCATCGACATCGACTGGGAATACCCCGGCTACACGTCACACGGCGGCGGCGACGACGACTACAGAAATTTCACCCTGCTCATGCGCGCCGTGCGCGACACGCTCGACGTGGCCGCGCGCGAAACCGCGCGCCGCATGTATCTCACCGCCGCGCTTGGATGTGTGCCCGCACTGTTCGAACGGCTCGAGTGGGCACAACTCGGTGGGAGTATGGACTGGCTGAATCTCATGACCTACGACTTCTCCGGTCCGTGGGATGCAACGGTGAACCATCATGCCGCGCTCTACGCGTCGCCGGGCGCCGATCCGTCACTCTGCATCGATGCGGCGGTGCGCAGACTTACGCAGACACACGGCGTGGATCCCGCGTTCATCGTGCTCGGGATTCCCTTTTACGGACACGCGCTCAAGACACGCGGACCGGCCGCGCTCCACGCTCCCGCTCTCGGGCAAGCCGACGCGGCCACGTTTCCAGACGAGGGCGGCGCTCCACCCTATCACCGCATCATCACACAGCGCGGACTGTTCACGGAGCATTGGGACAGCGTCGCGGCCGCGCCCTATATGCTCGGCACGGGCGGACTCACAACCTTTGTCACCTACGACAATCCGCGCTCCGCGGCAAGCAAGGCGGTGTACGCGCGCACACAGCGGCTGCGCGGCGTCTTTGTCTGGGAGGCAAGCATGGATTGTATCGAAACGGCACCCGGCAGCGGCATCATCGCCGCGACACCACTCATCGACACGATTCGCGCTGCGCTCGACATTCCGACACACCTGTCCACCACAGCACGCCCGATATCGGATCGATTACTCCTATATCCCCAACCGGCGGGAGAGGTCTTGCACATCGACGCCTCATGGAACGTATCGACGGATGACGAGTATCTTGTCACCGACATGCTCGGACGTGTACACCGACGCGACCGCGGCGACGCAACACGCATCCCGCTCGCGGGCCTGCCCGCGGGAAGCTATCTGCTGCTCGTGTACCGCCACGGCGGCGCGGCGCAGTGTCTCGTATTTGTGAAACACTGAAACAATGCCGGGACCACACGCATCCTGGGCCGGCGTGTACGAGCAGGCCTGCCTCTCGACCTTCGGCAGGGACTACCGCCGCATGACGGAAAAGAGCATGCAGACCATCGCCGAGTGGTTACAACCGCCTGCGCGTATCGTGGACTTCGGCGCCGGCGCAGGCAGAATGGCCCTGCCGCTGGCCCAATGCGGCTACTCCGTCACAGCGGTGGATTCGTGCCAGGAGATGCTTGACGCGCTGAAGCAACAGCGGCGGGGTGCAAATCCGCGCTGCGTCGTTTCCACGATCCGTGATTTCACCACCTCGCGGCCCTTCGACATGGCCCTGTGCCTGTTCACCGTCCTTGTCTACATCCTCGAAGACGAGGACCTCGACGCGTCGATGCAGGCCATGGCCCGCGCGCTTGCGCCGGGCGGTTTCCTGTTCATCGACGTGCCCGGCGAGCAGCTTTTCCAAAGCTTCATCCATGAAGATGCAACCCTGCGTCGCGAGGTGTCTGTCGCCGATATCGGGGACGGGCGGTTCAATTACAGCGAGTGTATCACCGTCGCGGGAGATGGCGACACTGTGACGTACACGGACGAATTCCCCATCCGACACTGGCCGCTGACACACGTACTGCAACTTCTGCGGCATCACG
Encoded proteins:
- the nth gene encoding endonuclease III, with amino-acid sequence MKKSIASQTPKKRFPAALALLREVFPAPACALTHRNAFELLAATILSAQCTDERVNMVTPVLFRAYPDARAMAAAPLDGIIEIIRSTGFFQNKAKNLKACAQAIMERHGGEVPRTMDELTALPGVGRKTANVVLGNAFGVPGFAVDTHVTRLANLLGLVDTEDAVKIEAALCALMPEEDWTDASHLLILHGRATCIARRPRCGECVIEHLCPSSTLRAELPTAGRTSAKATATAPHRSARTRRAS
- a CDS encoding MFS transporter, coding for MEPVTTPRHPLRELVEPFVHFARAPKALWGVNSSYFIEGLCYFGILTLLAIYFNEIVALDDAQAGWVLGAFTGGITLAMFFFGELADRWGVRTALMLALILMVAGRILLTLAPGFGGTGFGSPVFLSAAGGLLLVVLGYGMYQPAAYSAVRQFTNATTAPMAYAMLYALMNLGSFVAGLVSPRVRGSFGIEGIYWVYTALTVVSVLLVAVLMTRAAMQRARSIAGGDETGTTKTAEPKTKTPFDFIQWLREHPLRDIRFSFFIFVLIPVQTLFAHQWLTMPQYTIRAYPGWVAENMETFVNLNPLLIFVLTPIIAAATVRANVYRMMILGTFVMALPTFLLALGPNVITLFAYIVIVSVGEAMWQPRFLQLAAELAPEGKTGMYMGIAQFPWFLTKVLTSLYSGTMLAAYCPESGPLNTEMLWLIYGGIAMASPLGLFVAQKWMGNRLQGVRGQG
- a CDS encoding M28 family peptidase; this translates as MRWVGVVIWCGLLCGVAEGWAQEKDVWREIIGSAYLDNGSYSFLQRLCDEAGGRLTGSAADTDARGILQEELRKLGIESRQEEYHFPGFVRGDDRVTVRAPFEQQLRAVALGYTDATPAFEARLVALPIGDAEDFRGTDCRGAVVLAGGENAPGRPTPLRYETIDFAAKHGARAVLFVNNKPGGLTLVGVTNFQGTPSPVPAFSITLEEGKRLQRLLAAGRTVTVGIDTRSRCQQLESANVVATFPGKTARKIVIGAHFDSWDVSQGAVDNGVGSAILFDVARLLHRFARNREYTIECVWFNGEELGLWGAKKYIERHTGDDIAALINMDMTGTPTGFNAMGIDALIPFLAKLAADMPGFNLSSNVANTPWTNSDHQPFMLHGIPAITLQAHLDETMVRHYHDFGDTFDKVSRKYLSDAAAVVSVLVFELANHKNPGLVRRSRDATIDFLKKHKLEETLRKQREWIFE
- a CDS encoding class I SAM-dependent methyltransferase yields the protein MPGPHASWAGVYEQACLSTFGRDYRRMTEKSMQTIAEWLQPPARIVDFGAGAGRMALPLAQCGYSVTAVDSCQEMLDALKQQRRGANPRCVVSTIRDFTTSRPFDMALCLFTVLVYILEDEDLDASMQAMARALAPGGFLFIDVPGEQLFQSFIHEDATLRREVSVADIGDGRFNYSECITVAGDGDTVTYTDEFPIRHWPLTHVLQLLRHHGFEEAADVSRRFSRTGSMYLLLRKTGTRSGRAR